The DNA sequence GACAGGTCAATCACCCGCACACCTTTCTCAAGCAGGCCGGGCGCTGTCAGCTGGGCAACGCCATGCGGAGTGGCGAAAAAGACCACATCACAGTGATCGAGATCGCCGGCGGCAGGATCGGTAAAGCACAAGTCAAAGTGCCCGCGAAGATTTGGAAACAGCTCGGCTACGGGCCGCCCGGCCTCACCACGGGAAGTGATTGCCGTCACCACCACATCGGGGTGAACCGCAAGCAATCTCAACAATTCAACGCCGGTGTAACCTGTCCCGCCAACAATACCTACTTTGATCACGATATAAATGTTCCTGTTATGCCTGGATTGAGCTACCTATAATAACGCAAACCTCGGGCCAATAAACGGGCTCTGTCCCGCAACAATCGGAGCACAGCAGATGACCTCCATAGAGGAGCAGAAAAGCCGTCTCGGGAAACGCTGGCCTTCACGGCGACTGGATGCCTTCCGTGCGCGCCTTGCTCACACCGATGCCCTGCCCCAGCTAGCTGTTCTGGGCTGCATTAGCGGACTACTGACGGCGCTCATCGCCATCGCTTTCCGGCTCTCTTTTGAATGGCCCCTTGCCTTATTGCTACCGCAGGGCAGCGAATCTTTTGAAATACTCAGCCGCACCGCCAGTTTTATCCTGCCCGTAATCGGGGCACTGGTGATCGGACTGATCATGCACAGTTGCAAGACGGAATACCATACCGTCGGCGTCGGCCACATTCTCGACCGGATGCAATACCATCAGGCGCAATTGCCGGCGGCCAACGGACTACTGCAGTTTGGCGGCGCAACCATTGCTTTACTGAGCGGCCATTCCGTGGGCAGGGAGGGGCCTGCCGCCCACTTGGGCGCTGTCTGCTCCAGCCTGCTGGGTCAGAGGCTGCAATTGCCGAACAACAGTCTGCGCATACTGGCCGCCTGCGGCGTAGCAGCAGCCATCGCTGCGTCATTTAATACACCGCTGGCGGGAGTTATTTTTGCCATGGAAGTGGTGTTAATGGAATACACCATTGCCGGGTTTATCCCGGTCATTCTGGCAGCCGTCAGTGGCGGCGTGGTCTCGCGAATCGTATTTGGCTCACAACCCGCCTTCGCCATCCCCCTTATCGAAATGGGCAGCCTGTGGGAAATCCCTTTCCTGCTGGCATGCGGCCTGATCATCGGTCTGGCAGCGGCAGCCATGCTCATGCTCTACTCTCTCTCCACAAGATTCCGGGAGCGTCCGGTGCTACTGAGAATGCTCTGTGTGGGGATCTTGTGTGGCGCCGTCGCGACGGTGGTACCTCAGATTCAGGGGGTCGGCTATGACACTGTCGAGCAAGCTTTGCTGGGTGAATTGGGAGTGGGCCTGCTGATCGGAATTGTCGCGGCAAAAATACTGGTGTCCAGTGTCTCGGTCGGACTGGGTTTACCCGGAGGTATCATCGGGCCCAATTTTGTTATCGGCGCCTGCCTCGGGGGGGCATTGGGCATCGCGGGCAGTCTTTTTCACCCGGACCAGGCATCGTCCACCGGCTTTTATGCCATCATCGGTATGGGTGCAATGGTGGGCGCCGTACTAAACGCACCCCTTGCTGCGCTTATCGCTGTACTGGAATTGACCTACAACCCCAATATTCTCTTACCCAGCATGTTGGTCACTGTTATCGCGACGATTACCTGTCGGATGCTGACACACATGCCCGGTCTTTTTTCCATTGGTCGCGATGGCTATAGCTCCCCACGGTTCCAGAGTCTGAGCCGGGCTGGTGTCACCAGTCTGATGAAGCGGGACTTTATCTCACACTCCCGCCATCTGCCATTGGAGCGCATTGATGACCTCCTGAAAAGCAAACCCCAATGGATTGTGATTGAAGATGTCGGCGAACCGAAACTCATCATGAGACCTGCAGATCTCGCCCGTTATATGGAGGAACAACTGGCCCTGGAACCGGATACCACTATCGATCTACAGGAGATTCCTGCAGAACGCTGGTCTATCGTGCCGATACACCCCCGCGCCACCTTGCAAGAAGCCCTGCTGGTCATGCAACAGAACGATGATCAGGCCGTTTATGTCAGCCAAACCGCAGCGCCGTTAATGAGCGAGGTTGCTGGTATCATCACCCGCCAGGATATCGACAACTATTACCAATAAGGATCAGTGAATGGCATTGATAAAAGAATTTCTGCTGGGTGGCCAAAGCTGGATTACAGCCTTCCACATTATCGCTGTAGTCAGCTGGTTTGCCGCGCTGTTCTACCTGCCAAGACTATTTGTCTACCACGCCATGGCCGAGGATCGGATCAGTATCGAACGCTTCAAAATCATGGAGCGCAAACTTTACCGGGGTATCGCAAATCCATCGATGATAGTCGCCGTTGCGCTGGGCATTGCACTGTTTTCCATTTACCCAAACTACTTTCTGAACAGTGGCTGGTTTCAGGTAAAGCTGGCACTGGTACTACTCCTCATCGTCTACCATTACAGTTGCCTGTATCTGCTGAAGCAGTTCAGGGATGACAGAAACACCCGCAGTCATGTGTTCTACCGGTGGTTTAATGAAATTCCCGTATTAATGCTGATTGGTATCGTAGTGATGGTTATAGTCAGGCCGTTTTAATCCACCCGGCTAAAAGCCACTATCAGGCTGCGAGAGATATTCCAGTTCCTCAGCGGTAGACACTCTGCCGAGCACCTCATTGCGATGGGGAAAACGCCCGAATTGTTCAATAACGGTCGCATGCCGCTCGGCATAATCCAGAAACCCGGCAAAAGTTTCCCTGTGTGCCGCGGGCACCTGGGCCAGCAAGTGTCTATACAACACCACACTGCGGCGCTGCATATCCCGGCTTTCCGCATGTTGCAGAGGCAGATAAAAGAAAACCCGCTCAATCGGCCGCAACTGTTTATCCATACCGGCTTCAATACCGGATAGACTCCAGTTCAGCGCCAGCCTGTCGGCATTGAAAGCAATTGACGAGTCCCGATAGATATTCCGGGAGAATTGGTCGAGAACGATGATCGCAGACAGACGACTCTCGGCGAATTGCAACCAGTAGCGGTTACCTCCGTTAATGAGCACCTGCAGGAAAGGTTCAAAGCGGTCGCGAATATCAGCGTCCACCTCTAGGCTTTTACTCCACCAGATTGGCGACTGTTGACGGGCACAAATTGCATCGTCAGGCTCTGTACCAAACCAATAGTCAAGGATCAGTTGCCAAGCTGGCTCCGCCCTGTTCATCGCACCTCCGTCGTGGCATAGCGTCTTCATGCCCAATCAAGGATAATAACTTTCTTTCATTTATCAACGAAAATAGCTTAAAACCATGCAACGATCAGAGCAACTCTTTACAGCAGCCCAGCGCCACATCCCCGGCGGCGTCAATTCACCCGTTCGCGCATTCAAAGCCGTTGGCGGCACCCCGGTGTTTTTTGATCACGCCGCGGGCTCACACATTTTCGATGTGGATGGCAAACGCTATATCGACTATGTACTTTCCTGGGGACCGATGATCGCCGGGCACAATCACCCGGATGTCATCGCCGCCGTCAGTGAACAACTGAAGAAAGGCATGACCTTTGGTGCACCCACTGCACTGGAAGTTGAACTGGCAGATGAACTCTGTGAACGGGTGCCGGGGCTGGACATGGTGCGCATGGTTAATTCCGGCACTGAAGCCACCATGAGTGCGATTCGTCTGGCGCGGGGCTTTACCGGTCGCGACAAAATCATCAAGTTCGAGGGTTGTTACCACGGCCATTCGGACTCACTGCTGGTGAAAGCCGGTTCCGGGGCATTAACCCTCGGGGTACCCAGCTCACCGGGGGTACCCGCGGCATTGGCGGATCACACCGTCACACTGACCTACAACGACATTGCCGGGGTGGAACAGGCGTTTGCTGAAATTGGCGACCAGGTGGCCTGTGTCATTCTGGAGCCCGTCACCGGCAACATGAGCTGCATCCCCCCCGCACCCGGCTTTCTCGAAAGCCTGCGCAGTCAGTGCACCGAGCACGGTGCACTGCTGATCATTGATGAAGTGATGACCGGTTTCCGGGTGGATCCCCGTTGTGCGGTGGGCCGCTACAATATAGATGCCGACCTGATCACCCTGGGTAAAGTCATCGGCGGTGGCATGCCAGTGGGTGCCTTTGGCGGCAAGCGCAAAGTCATGGAGCAGATCGCCCCGCTGGGACCGGTCTATCAGGCCGGCACCCTGTCCGGCAATCCGGTGGCCATGGCCGCCGGGCTGGCGACACTGGCCTTGATGACGCGACCCGGCTTTCACGATGAACTCTTTGCCAAAACCACACTGTTGGTGGAAGGCCTGCAAACCCGCGCCGATGCAGCCGGCATTGCCATGACCACCAACCATGTGGGCAGCATGTTCGGGGTATTCTTCACCGAAGAAAAAGCCGTCACCAACTATCAGCAGGTCATGGCCTGCGACACCGTGCGCTTTGGCAAATTCTTCCACGGCATGCTGGATGCCGGTATTTATCTGGCTCCGGCAGCCTATGAAGCGGGATTCATGTCCTCCGCCCACAGTGATGAGGATCTGGAATTCACCCTTGATGCGGCGGAGAGTGTTTTTAAAACACTGTGAGATGGTAACTCTTGGCAAGCGTCTCTAGGGCAAATCGGAGTTGTGGGAGAACCTGCCGCTCCGCAGAAAGTGTTGCACCTGCCTTATCACCGGCTCCGCACCCATCATAAATGTGTGCGTGTAGGGCATTTCAATAAAATCTGTCATCCCCTCGACCCGGGTGTTTTCAACACTCACCTTGCCATCATCGGGATTGGGCAGACTCTGCGACAAAATGGGATTAATCGAGCGGGTTCCGGCAATAATCCCGAGGGGAAAATCCACCGGCCCCAGTGCTCGCGGCACACTATCCTCGCCGGTCCCCAGCTGTTGCCCCGCGGGGCCATTCAGCCACTCGTAACCCGGCACGTCATGCCACTCATCCACGACCTCGCTTCCCTGGTTCGGAGGTGCCAACATCACCACACGCCCCAGCCTGGCAATGCTGTTATCGGCCAGATAGTAGCGGACCAGAATGCCCCCCAGCGAGTGGGTGACAAAATGTATTGTCTCCACCGGCTGCCGGTCACAACCCTTGATGCCATCCTCCACGGCCATCGCCGCCAGACGATCAATGGTTTCCTGCCGGGATGGATAGCCGATATTCACCACCCGATAACCGCTGGTGGACAGCCCTTCCTCCAGCTCATCCATTGAGTTGGCTGTCCGCGCCAGACCATGCAGCAACACCACACACTCATGATCTGCCTTTGCGACCAGAGGCATAAACAGAAAAACCGACAGAAGAGAGATAAGCATTCTCATGACGTAAGTATACGTGAGACTTGCGTCTGAAATTCATCTCCGGCGGCTTTGTGCCGCAGAGAATCCGAGGGTATTGGCCTTGCATGATTACCAGACAAACACCAAACTGGCGCGAACAACCGCGTAACAAGGAGAGTCTCAAGCCACCTGGAGTTTTGAATTAAAGTCGCCATGAAACCACTCTCACTTGTACAAACACATAAACAAAGATACATACTGGCTCTGGGCTTGGTGCTGCTTCTCGCCCTGATGTGGTGGCTAAACGCCAGCCGGGTAGAGTCGGCAAAACTTCCCAATTTCAGCATCATTAACGATATTCCCGAGCTGAAAACCCGTTTTTTTGGGTTTCTGGAGCCCCTGGCCAAAACTGCTAACCAGGCTGTTCTCGATGATCGCGACTGGCTGCTTGAACTAAAAGCTGAGCTGGATAAGGACAAACAACCCGGCTGGATCAAACAGCGGTCGCTAAACTATATTGCGGATCGATACGGTCTCGATGACAAAGCGTCAGCACCCAGTGAACTCGTCGAACAGTTACTGCTGCGCGCCGATACCATCCCCATTTCCCTGATTCTGGTTCAGGCCGCCGCCGAATCCGGCTGGGGTCGATCCCGTTTCGCCCGGCAGGGCAATAATCTTTTCGGAGAGTGGTGCTATACAAAGGGTTGTGGCCTTGTCCCCAAAAACCGGCCAGAGGGTGCCACACATGAAGTTAAGGCATTTAATCGCCCTTACGACTCGGTGACCAGTTACCTCCATACCCTGAACACCCACCCAGCCTACAAAAGACTGAGACATAAACGTCAGGCTTTGCGCAACGCCGATCGGGCAGTGACCGGTTTTGCTCTGGCAGGCACACTGATTTTTTACTCGGAACGGCGTCAGGCCTATGTCAACGAAATAAAAACCATGCTCCGCCAATACAACCAGCTGATGGACAAATAATGACTCTCAAAAATTGGCCGGTAGTACTCTGCCTGCTCGTCTTTAGCAAACTGGCTCTGGCCGCAGACCATGGCGTGATTTTGCTGTATCACCATGTCGACACCGACACCCCAACAAGCACCAGCATTAGTCCAGCCGACTTCAACGCCCACCTGCAATTGATCGACGAGCGTGGCTATCGGGTCAAACCCCTCAGCCAACTCCTGACAGAACTCGATAGTGGTGGCACGGCAGATAAGGCAGTTGCCATCACTTTTGATGATGCCTATATCTCGGTCTATCAAACGGCCTTCCCCTTGCTAAAAAAACGCGGCTGGCCCTTTACAGTTTTTGTAAATGCCCAGTCCGTAGACGAACAGCAAACCCTGCAAATGAGCTGGGATCAGCTTCGGGAACTCGCTGACTATGGTGCCGAAATCGGCAACCACAGCCTGACCCACGCCCATCTGGTGCGCTATCTCCAGAATGAAACCCATAGTGAATGGCTGGCGCGCATGGACCATGAAGTCATCGAAAATGAGCGGCGCCTGAACCGTGAGATACCCCAGCGCAGTAAGGGCGAAAAGCGTCTCTTCGCTTACCCCTTCGGCGAATACAACCCTGAACTACTGAGCCTACTCAAGCAAAAAGGCTATTACTCCATCGTCCAGCAATCTGGTGCGGTCGCGAGCCCAACCCAGGATGCCATTCCCCGCTTTCCACTGGCGGGCAACTGGGCCAAGCGGGAACGGCTCAACACCGCACTGCAAAGTCGGCCGCTACCCGTTATCCGCGTCGATGCCGGCGCCATGATCGCAACACCGGAGCAAGCAGCTTCCGTACTGACCCTGACTATAGCACCCGACTTTAATCTGGCTAGTATTGGCTGCTACACCGCCAGTGGCACCAAACTGGCGGTGAACATATTGGGGAAAAATCAGATTGAGATCACCCTGCCGCACTGGACACCGGGTCGTCAAAAAGTGAACTGCACGGCGCCGGTTGGCAACGAACCGGGCGCCTATTACTGGTATAGCCAGTTGTGGATCATCGAGGAGAAGAAGCATGTCGCAAACCGCGGCTCCTGAGACGACCTCCTAATATAAGATGCTCTCCATAAAAGCAGTAAAGCCCATTTGAGCATCACCCGTGAACACAAAGCCCGTCGTTAAAAGCCCGTGACACCCCGGACAGAACAGCGGTGAACATCCCGTTCCTGGAGAATCATCTGCGCACGCCACGGTCTAACTTGTACCCTGGCAGTTTTGGCCGGGCATAAGACTCTATAATACCGCCTGATTTCATTATCATGTGACCACAACCAACAAATACCTGGCAGGCTTCATGGCACACCGTTTTCTTCCCCGCTGGTTTATCCATGCCCTACTGCTGCTCACGCTCTTCACGTTTATCGCTGTGAGCTATGGCTACTGGTTCCTGAGCGAAAGCCTGCCGCTGCTCGAGGGCACAGTCACCAGCGAACACTTGCAGCGCTCCGTCACGGTGGAGCGGGACGCTCAGGGTATCCCCACCATTACCGGGGAAAACCGCAACGACACAGCCTTTGCCCTGGGCTTTCTCCACGCCCAGGAGCGTCTCTTCCAGATGGATCTGCTTCGCCGCAACGCTGCCGGCGAACTCTCCGACCTGTTCGGCATTCTCGCGCTCAATCACGACAAAGCCGTGCGCGTTCACCAGTTCCGCAAACGCGCGTTGCGAGCATTCAGGGCACTGGGTCCGGAAGACCGGGCGCTGTTGCAGACCTACACCGAGGGGGTCAACAAGGGACTGAGCGAACTGGGCAAGGCACCCTTTGAATACGCCCTGCTGCGTGTGACCCCGAAACCCTGGCAGGAGGAAGACACCTTTCTGGCCCTGTTCAGCATGTACATCGACCTGCAACCGGAACAGGACGAGTACGAGCGCTCTCTGGCGGTACTGCGGGATACTCTGCCCGCCGACTGGTTCGCCTTCCTGGTTCCCGAGGGCGGCGAATGGGACTCGCCCATACAGGGCGAAGCCTATGCCTTCAACGACTGGCTGCCCAAACAGCCACTGGCGCAGTTGCAATTACCGAACGATATCAGCGCCACCGCCGCCGTCTATCCCGACACTTATCATGATTTCGTCGCAGTGGGTTCCAACAACTGGTCCGTGGGTGGCGCGCTCACCGACTATTCCTCCGGTATGCTGGCCAATGACATGCACCTGGGGTTGAATGTGCCTAACATCTGGTATCGCGCTTCCTGGTATCTGCCCAAAGACAATCGTCGCGTCACCGGCGTCACCCTGCCCGGCGTCCCGGTGATGGTGGTGGGCTCCAACCAGCATATCGCCTGGGGATTTACCAACTCCTACGGCGACTACCAGGACAGCATCGTGCTGAAGGTGAATGACGCCGGGGACGCCTATCTGACACCCGACGGCTGGCGGCCCTTCACCACCGAAACCGAAAACCTCAAGGTAAAAGGCGAACCCGACCAGACCCTGAAAATCAGACACACCATCTGGGGTCCGGTGATCGGCGATGATCACAAACACCGCCTGT is a window from the Porticoccus hydrocarbonoclasticus MCTG13d genome containing:
- a CDS encoding chloride channel protein, which codes for MTSIEEQKSRLGKRWPSRRLDAFRARLAHTDALPQLAVLGCISGLLTALIAIAFRLSFEWPLALLLPQGSESFEILSRTASFILPVIGALVIGLIMHSCKTEYHTVGVGHILDRMQYHQAQLPAANGLLQFGGATIALLSGHSVGREGPAAHLGAVCSSLLGQRLQLPNNSLRILAACGVAAAIAASFNTPLAGVIFAMEVVLMEYTIAGFIPVILAAVSGGVVSRIVFGSQPAFAIPLIEMGSLWEIPFLLACGLIIGLAAAAMLMLYSLSTRFRERPVLLRMLCVGILCGAVATVVPQIQGVGYDTVEQALLGELGVGLLIGIVAAKILVSSVSVGLGLPGGIIGPNFVIGACLGGALGIAGSLFHPDQASSTGFYAIIGMGAMVGAVLNAPLAALIAVLELTYNPNILLPSMLVTVIATITCRMLTHMPGLFSIGRDGYSSPRFQSLSRAGVTSLMKRDFISHSRHLPLERIDDLLKSKPQWIVIEDVGEPKLIMRPADLARYMEEQLALEPDTTIDLQEIPAERWSIVPIHPRATLQEALLVMQQNDDQAVYVSQTAAPLMSEVAGIITRQDIDNYYQ
- the hemJ gene encoding protoporphyrinogen oxidase HemJ, which translates into the protein MALIKEFLLGGQSWITAFHIIAVVSWFAALFYLPRLFVYHAMAEDRISIERFKIMERKLYRGIANPSMIVAVALGIALFSIYPNYFLNSGWFQVKLALVLLLIVYHYSCLYLLKQFRDDRNTRSHVFYRWFNEIPVLMLIGIVVMVIVRPF
- a CDS encoding DUF924 family protein, with translation MNRAEPAWQLILDYWFGTEPDDAICARQQSPIWWSKSLEVDADIRDRFEPFLQVLINGGNRYWLQFAESRLSAIIVLDQFSRNIYRDSSIAFNADRLALNWSLSGIEAGMDKQLRPIERVFFYLPLQHAESRDMQRRSVVLYRHLLAQVPAAHRETFAGFLDYAERHATVIEQFGRFPHRNEVLGRVSTAEELEYLSQPDSGF
- the hemL gene encoding glutamate-1-semialdehyde 2,1-aminomutase, coding for MQRSEQLFTAAQRHIPGGVNSPVRAFKAVGGTPVFFDHAAGSHIFDVDGKRYIDYVLSWGPMIAGHNHPDVIAAVSEQLKKGMTFGAPTALEVELADELCERVPGLDMVRMVNSGTEATMSAIRLARGFTGRDKIIKFEGCYHGHSDSLLVKAGSGALTLGVPSSPGVPAALADHTVTLTYNDIAGVEQAFAEIGDQVACVILEPVTGNMSCIPPAPGFLESLRSQCTEHGALLIIDEVMTGFRVDPRCAVGRYNIDADLITLGKVIGGGMPVGAFGGKRKVMEQIAPLGPVYQAGTLSGNPVAMAAGLATLALMTRPGFHDELFAKTTLLVEGLQTRADAAGIAMTTNHVGSMFGVFFTEEKAVTNYQQVMACDTVRFGKFFHGMLDAGIYLAPAAYEAGFMSSAHSDEDLEFTLDAAESVFKTL
- a CDS encoding esterase/lipase family protein, with the translated sequence MRMLISLLSVFLFMPLVAKADHECVVLLHGLARTANSMDELEEGLSTSGYRVVNIGYPSRQETIDRLAAMAVEDGIKGCDRQPVETIHFVTHSLGGILVRYYLADNSIARLGRVVMLAPPNQGSEVVDEWHDVPGYEWLNGPAGQQLGTGEDSVPRALGPVDFPLGIIAGTRSINPILSQSLPNPDDGKVSVENTRVEGMTDFIEMPYTHTFMMGAEPVIRQVQHFLRSGRFSHNSDLP
- a CDS encoding glucosaminidase domain-containing protein is translated as MLLLALMWWLNASRVESAKLPNFSIINDIPELKTRFFGFLEPLAKTANQAVLDDRDWLLELKAELDKDKQPGWIKQRSLNYIADRYGLDDKASAPSELVEQLLLRADTIPISLILVQAAAESGWGRSRFARQGNNLFGEWCYTKGCGLVPKNRPEGATHEVKAFNRPYDSVTSYLHTLNTHPAYKRLRHKRQALRNADRAVTGFALAGTLIFYSERRQAYVNEIKTMLRQYNQLMDK
- a CDS encoding polysaccharide deacetylase family protein, which gives rise to MTLKNWPVVLCLLVFSKLALAADHGVILLYHHVDTDTPTSTSISPADFNAHLQLIDERGYRVKPLSQLLTELDSGGTADKAVAITFDDAYISVYQTAFPLLKKRGWPFTVFVNAQSVDEQQTLQMSWDQLRELADYGAEIGNHSLTHAHLVRYLQNETHSEWLARMDHEVIENERRLNREIPQRSKGEKRLFAYPFGEYNPELLSLLKQKGYYSIVQQSGAVASPTQDAIPRFPLAGNWAKRERLNTALQSRPLPVIRVDAGAMIATPEQAASVLTLTIAPDFNLASIGCYTASGTKLAVNILGKNQIEITLPHWTPGRQKVNCTAPVGNEPGAYYWYSQLWIIEEKKHVANRGS